A genome region from Microplitis demolitor isolate Queensland-Clemson2020A chromosome 1, iyMicDemo2.1a, whole genome shotgun sequence includes the following:
- the LOC103576833 gene encoding charged multivesicular body protein 1b, which translates to MSVSQMEKNLFNLKFAVKELERNSKKCEKEEKLEKSKVKKAIQKGNMEGARIHAENAIRQKNQALNYLRMSARVDAVASRVQTALTTRKVTQSMAGVVKAMDAAMKSMNLEKISGLMDKFESQFEDLDVQSSYMENAMSQTTTTNVPQNDVDSLLQQVADEAGLELNLELPSGQTGTIGTSTAVSQEQDELTQRLARLRE; encoded by the exons aaaatttatttaatctaaaaTTTGCTGTGAAAGAGTTGGAAcgcaattcaaaaaaatgcgaaaaagaagaaaaactCGAAAAATCGAAAGTTAAAAAAGCTATTCAAAAAGGAAATATGGAAGGAGCTCGAATACATGCAGAAAATGCAATACGACAAAAGAATCAggctttaaattatttacgaaTGAGTGCACGAGTAGATGCTGTTGCCAGTCGAGTACAGACAGCTTTGACAACTCGAAAAGTTACACAATCAATGGCTGGCGTTGTAAAAGCTATGGATGCAGCAATGAAATCGATGaatctagaaaaaatttcaggttTGATGGATAAATTCGAAAGTCAGTTTGAAGATTTAGACGTCCAAAGCTCGTACATGGAAAATGCGATGTCTCAAACTACTACTACGAATGTACCACAAAATGATGTTGATTCCTTGCTTCAACAGGTTGCAGATGAAGCTGG attgGAACTAAATTTGGAGTTGCCATCTGGACAAACGGGTACTATCGGTACATCAACTGCAGTGAGTCAAGAGCAAGATGAACTAACTCAACGACTTGCACGGCTGAGAGAGTGA